One genomic segment of Tursiops truncatus isolate mTurTru1 chromosome 11, mTurTru1.mat.Y, whole genome shotgun sequence includes these proteins:
- the ADM2 gene encoding protein ADM2 yields the protein MVRLLTVTLGCISFLYLQLPGALSLGLARSRPPARPREPPARTPYSGLQSRHPAARPVVWKLHQALQPQRSASLAPAMGQPLRNGPRRHLGPRRPRAQLLRVGCVLGTCQVQNLSHRLWQLIGSAGPHDSAPVDPSSPHSYG from the exons ATGGTCCGGCTCTTGACGGTCACCCTCGGTTGCATCAGCTTCCTCTACCTGCAGCTCCCAGGCGCGCTGTCCCTCGGCCTGGCCCGGAGCCGGCCGCCCGCGCGACCCAG GGAGCCCCCAGCCCGGACTCCTTACAGTGGCTTGCAGTCCCGGCACCCTGCAGCCCGGCCTGTGGTCTGGAAGCTGCACCAGGCCCTCCAGCCCCAGAGGAGTGCCAGCCTGGCCCCTGCTATGGGTCAGCCTCTCCGGAATGGCCCCCGCCGACACTTGGGTCCCCGCAGGCCCCGAGCCCAGCTCCTGCGTGtgggctgtgtgctgggcaccTGCCAGGTGCAGAACCTCagccaccgcctgtggcagcttaTCGGCTCAGCCGGCCCACACGACTCGGCCCCTGTGGACCCCAGCAGCCCGCACAGCTACGGCTGA
- the MIOX gene encoding inositol oxygenase, translating into MKVAVDPDPSLVYRPDMGPEAAKDRGSFRNYMSGPLLDRVFTTYKLMHTWQTVDFVRRKHAQFGSFSYKRMTVMEAVDMLDALVDESDPDVDFPNSFHAFQTAEGIRKAHPDKDWFHLAGLLHDLGKVLALAGEPQWAVVGDTFPVGCRPQSSVLFWDSTFQDNPDLQDPLYSTELGMYQPHCGLENVLMSWGHDEYMYQMMKFNKFSLPPEAFYIVRFHSFYPWHTGGDYQQLCDEQDLAMLPWVQEFNKFDLYTKSSDLPDVDKLRPYYQGLIDKYCPGVLHW; encoded by the exons ATGAAGGTGGCTGTG GACCCAGACCCTTCCCTGGTCTACCGGCCTGATATGGGGCCAGAGGCGGCCAAAGACAGGGGCAGCTTCCGAAACTACATG TCCGGCCCTCTCCTGGACCGTGTCTTCACCACCTACAAGCTTATGCACACGTGGCAGACCGTGGACTTCGTCAGGAGGAAG CATGCCCAGTTTGGGAGCTTCTCCTATAAGAGAATGACTGTCATGGAGGCTGTGGACATGCTGGATGCGCTGGTGGACGAGTCGGACCCCGACGTGGACTTCCCCAACTCCTTCCACGCCTTCCAGACGGCCGAGGGCATCCGGAAGGCCCATCCCGACAAGG actGGTTCCACCTCGCCGGGCTCCTGCATGACCTGGGGAAGGTCCTGGCTCTGGCAGGGGAGCCCCAG TGGGCAGTCGTTGGAGACACCTTCCCAGTTGGCTGCCGTCCCCAAAGCTCTGTGCTTTTCTGGGACTCTACCTTCCAGGACAACCCTGACCTCCAGGACCCTCTGTACAG CACAGAGCTTGGCATGTACCAGCCCCACTGTGGGCTCGAGAACGTCCTCATGTCCTGGGGCCATGACG AGTACATGTACCAGATGATGAAGTTCAACAAATTCTCCCTCCCACCGGAG gcctTCTACATCGTCCGGTTCCACTCCTTCTACCCGTGGCATACGGGCGGCGACTACCAGCAGCTGTGCGACGAGCAGGACTTGGCCATGCTGCCCTGGGTGCAGGAGTTCAA CAAGTTCGATCTCTACACCAAGAGCTCTGACCTGCCAGATGTGGACAAGCTGCGGCCCTACTACCAGGGGCTCATTGACAAGTACTGCCCCGGTGTCCTCCACTGGTGA